One genomic window of Medicago truncatula cultivar Jemalong A17 chromosome 1, MtrunA17r5.0-ANR, whole genome shotgun sequence includes the following:
- the LOC25484207 gene encoding uncharacterized protein has translation MAGMPPPPLPQLGESFASQYYGLLCSDDANKMHDFYSEHSTMILVIDEVPAESATGIGQIRELISRLSVTIETTAIHTLECEENPNGVLLVVSGFVKIKDTVECRKFVHSMYLAPYQEGYFIKSDILHIITHDHQVPHELKPVAPITSKDIDPRFYSEHPPPVTDNGNLDESAVKRFERLMSLEVNVSGRDDLQNQPIVSEPPTAQEKASSSNSSGVANADENMDALEIEEPVAVQEEFSQSDTPTTPTSTGRGGGTNTRERDSGGRDKENMDALDIITHHQVSHELKPVAPPVADNGKLDESEVKRIEPLMSLEVNDIQFPKLQLQPQKKLKGRHDLQKQPIVSETPTAQKEASSSNSSSVANADNTTPENMAVQEEPPQIPDRSNLDNTRGCGSGERVKGSKKGKDNIIFTNQLPIPKPQASSSRGSGNNTRGHDSGGRDNGKKKAEN, from the exons ATGGCTGGCAtgcctcctcctcctcttcctcaa TTGGGTGAATCCTTTGCTTCACAATACTATGGACTTCTTTGCAGTGATGATGCTAACAAAATGCATGACTTCTACTCCGAACACAGCACCATGATTCTTGTAATCGACGAAGTACCTGCTGAATCAGCCACCGGAATCGGCCAAATTCGGGAACTTATATCGAGACTTTCCGTTACTATAGAAACCACAGCAATACATACTCTTGAATGTGAAGAAAACCCTAATGGTGTGCTTTTAGTTGTATCAGGATTTGTGAAAATCAAAGATACCGTGGAATGTCGCAAGTTTGTTCACAGCATGTATCTTGCTCCATACCAAGAAGGTTATTTTATAAAGAGTGATATTCTTCATATCATTACTCATGATCATCAAGTACCACATGAATTAAAACCAGTAGCCCCAATAACATCCAAAGATATTGATCCTCGATTTTATTCCGAGCATCCACCACCTG ttACGGACAATGGTAATTTGGATGAGTCGGCGGTGAAAAGGTTTGAACGGTTAATGTCTTTGGAGGTGAATGTCTCTGGCCGTGATGATCTTCAAAATCAACCTATTGTCTCGGAACCTCCAACTGCACAGGAAAAGGCatcttcatcaaattcatcaggTGTTGCTAATGCTGATGAAAACATGGATGCTCTTGAGATAGAAGAACCTGTGGCTGTTCAAGAGGAGTTTTCACAG TCAGATACGCCTACTACACCAACATCGACAGGGAGAGGCGGGGGGACTAATACAAGGGAACGTGATTCTGGTGGCAGGGACAAGGAAAACATGGATGCTCTTGATATCATTACTCATCATCAAGTATCACATGAATTAAAACCAGTAGCCCCACCCG tTGCGGACAACGGTAAATTGGATGAATCAGAAGTGAAAAGGATTGAACCGTTAATGTCTCTGGAGGTGAACGACATTCAGTTTCCAAAACTGCAACTacaaccacaaaaaaaactaaagggCCGTCATGATCTTCAAAAGCAACCTATTGTCTCGGAAACTCCAACTGCACAGAAAGAGGCatcttcatcaaattcatcaagtgTTGCTAATGCTGATAATACAACCCCGGAAAACATGGCTGTTCAGGAGGAGCCTCCTCAGATACCTGACCGTTCTAAT TTAGATAATACAAGGGGGTGTGGTTCTGGTGAAAGGGTCAAGGGATCAAAGAAAGGAAAGGACAACATAATATTCACGAATCAGCTTCCGATTCCGAAGCCACAGGCATCATCATCGAGAGGCAGCGGCAATAATACAAGGGGGCATGATTCTGGTGGCAGggacaatggaaagaaaaaagccGAAAACTGA